The following nucleotide sequence is from Leopardus geoffroyi isolate Oge1 chromosome D4, O.geoffroyi_Oge1_pat1.0, whole genome shotgun sequence.
tcactgggttctactcctaaaaccaatactacactgtatgtcaactaacttgaaagtaaacaaattaacttaaaaaatgaaaacaaaacagaaacaggcttatagatacagagaacaatcaGGTGGTCCCCAGAGGGGATTAGAGTGGGCAGGGTGTAGGGCAGTGGGAAATGGTTGAAATAggagaaaaagagtaaaaggttcaaacttctagttataaaataaataattaaagggGATGAAAGttgcagcatagggaatatagttaacaatattgtaacaacttcgtatggtgacagatggcagctaaaTTTATCCTGGTGATCACTTTAGAATGCATATAAATGTTCAAAAACTATGTTCATTGTATTAGCAGTTCACTATATTAgcactgaaataaatatattattgtatGTCAATGACATtcgaataaaaaataaataaatcagaataaaCTTGAGGAGGACAGAGCAGAAGGTACTGGTGATGTTGTGGTGCTCTGAGATAGTTGTCCTTTAGAAAAATGGCGGGACAAAGGGGAAGTCCATATTGAAGCTTTATAGGTTCAAGGAAGAAACCAGGTGTCCCTCCCTGGTACTCTATCCTCAGTCCCACATGGCACAAACCAAGGTAACCCTCAGAGAGGTTGCAATAGCCAGGGACAGAAAGTTATTGTCTCCCACGGACACCTACACCAGGCTAAGCAGATGTTGCACTATGCCCAGACCATTGAAGACAGGGATGTGGGGCCATTTGAAGAAGGAGAACACATGTAATTCCTTGGGATCCTTGGAGACAATCCTGCACAAAGTTAATGcatgtttttgttcttattatCTCCCCTATCAAACACCAGGGACTTAGTGACACAGCATCAGAGGATATTCCTATGAGGGAAGCAGAGGCTGTAAGTATATATATCTTGGAAAGGATGGTAAGAATCCATGGAATGGAGCATTCAGATTTAAGGAGAATTAGGTTTTCTACAATCAGGCACATTTTCTGTATGCTATCTCTTGGCAcagtttgtcttctttttcactAATAATTCCATGGAGCATGAATGAAAGCAGTGGAATGAATACATGAAGTAAGATTTTAATGTCCTTCCCAGGTAAGAAATGAACTTTGAGAATGCCTggtgagaaaatataaatatttgatctCAGACAGATAATTAGTCATCATTGGACACTAAGAAAGATAACTTAACGTCTGTGCTAAATGTTGAGATTTAGGTATCTATATTCTATAGTCAAATCTTTCTTTACCCAGTCCACTTGTAAGCCACCTTCCCCTGACCTCAAGATATGAAATATGAGCTGAAGAACAGGGAATTTGGGGAGAgaattttctcttgaaaattcGCTTcgtctctctcactttcccttctccatctttctttgcCCTCTGCTTACTTTCAACATTCAACCAAATGGTTTTGTAGGCCATTCTTACTTCCATTGCAAATGGTGTGGGAAGAAGCATCTTGATTTAAAAAGATGGCTCTTCACCAACCATAAACTAGGTGAAATAGCTATTTCATGATTATATAGATGTGCATTAGCCATGGGTAATCTTTATGAGAAGTTGACCTTAACCTGATACATAGACTGCATCTGTGGTTCCTGTGATTACTAGTCACAgagcaaggagaaggaaaagggaatcaAGCCTGCTCTCCCTctttactcctcctcctcctcttcctcctccttcttctcttcctcctcctcctcctcctcctcctcctcctcctcctcctcctccccctcccccaccgtttagttttccttcttcctctctgtctctctctctctccttcaatcaGTTTTCTATAGATCTCTATATCAAAGATTCTAAAAGAACAAGTGAAAACACAACTTTGGCTCTCATTTGCCcatattcataaagaaaaacattgaagTAAATGCTCTATTACTAACTGCTAATTCTCATTGCAAGAACCAGATGGAAAGGTGCATGTCCTAGATGACATAAGAACCATTAATTGACAGGACCTTGTATCTGTAGGTGCATTCAAGTCCATGGGAATTTCCAACCTGACAAGACTGTCTGAATTCATCCTCATAGGACTCTCCTCTCACCCTGAGGACCAGAAGCCactctttgctctctttcttaTCATGTACCTGGTCACTATAACGGGGAATCTGCTCATCATCCTGGCTATCCGCTCTGATCCCAAACTCCAAaaccccatgtacttcttcctgagCATCTTGTCCTTTGCTGATATTTGCTACACAACAGTCGTAGTCCCCAAGATGTTAGTGAACTTCTTATCAGAGACAAAGACCATTTCCTATGCTGAATGTCTGACACAGAtgtattttttcctggtttttggAAACATAGACAGTTATCTCCTGGCAGTTATGGCCATTGACCGCTATGTAGCCATTTGTAATCCTTTCCACTATGTCACTGTGATGAACCACAGATGCTGTACGTTGCTGCTGGCCTTCTCCGTAGCTTTCTCCTGCCTCCACTCCCTCCTACATGTCCTCCTGGTGAATCGACTCACGTTCTGCGCATCAAATGTAATCCAACATTTTTTCTGTGATGTCAACCCTGTTCTGAAACTGGCCTGCTCTTCCACCTTTGTCAATGAAGTTATGGCCATGACAGAAGGGT
It contains:
- the LOC123592741 gene encoding olfactory receptor 1L3-like, producing MGISNLTRLSEFILIGLSSHPEDQKPLFALFLIMYLVTITGNLLIILAIRSDPKLQNPMYFFLSILSFADICYTTVVVPKMLVNFLSETKTISYAECLTQMYFFLVFGNIDSYLLAVMAIDRYVAICNPFHYVTVMNHRCCTLLLAFSVAFSCLHSLLHVLLVNRLTFCASNVIQHFFCDVNPVLKLACSSTFVNEVMAMTEGLASVMAPCICIIISYLRILIAVLNVPSVAGKCKAFPTCSSHLTVVTLFYGSITYVYFQPLSNYTVKDRIATIIYTVLTSMLNPFIYSLRNKDMKRGLEKLISRVKTQMDMLSTTQSQQNP